The sequence below is a genomic window from Gammaproteobacteria bacterium.
CAGGGGTGATAACCATCGGTGACCGTGCCTTTAGTGGCTGCACCCGCCTGACCCAAGTCAACCTCCCTGTTGGGCTGACAACAATCGGTGACGATGCCTTTTTTAGCTGCGCCCGCCTGACCCAAGTCAACTTCCCTGACGGGCTGACAACAAT
It includes:
- a CDS encoding leucine-rich repeat domain-containing protein, whose protein sequence is MRLSEDGRTLLRVRDEDIINGTFIVPAGVITIGDRAFSGCTRLTQVNLPVGLTTIGDDAFFSCARLTQVNFPDGLTT